The Fusobacterium polymorphum genome segment CTTTATTTTTATTCTATCGTTAATTGATAGTTATGTCAAGCTTTTTATGTATTTTTCTCTTTATATTTTCTCTAAAAATACATTTTGTAATTTTATTGTACTAAATTAATAGAGTGTTTTATTTTTATTAATTATGATATAATAATAAAATCAAAGGAGTGATTCAAAATCTATGAATACAAATCTTGAAAGTATTATTCCATTATTAAATAAAAATCTAAAAATAATTCAACGTAGTGATTATTTTAATTTTTCTATAGATTCCTTATTAATTTCAGAATTTGTTAGTATAAAAAAAAATACTAAAAAAATTTTGGATTTAGGAACTGGAAATGCAGCAATCCCACTTTTTCTTTCAAAAAAAACATCTGCTAAAATTTATGGGATTGAAATACAAGAAATTTCATATAATCTTGCTTTAAGAAATATTAACATCAATAATTTAAATGAACAAATATATATAATATATGATAATATGAAAAATTATTTAAAGCATTTTAATATAGGTTCTTTTGATACTGTTATTTCAAATCCACCATTTTTTAAAATTAATGAAAATGTAAATTTTCTAAACAATTTAGAACAATTAAGTATTGCAAGACATGAAGTAGAAATTAATTTAGAAGAACTTATAAAAATTGCCTCTGAACTTGTAAAGGATAGAGGATATTTTTATCTTGTTCATAGAGCAGATAGATTAAGTGAGATCATGAGTAGTTTACAGAAATATAAATTTGAAGCTAAAAAAATAAAATTTTGTTATACAACAAAATATAAAAATGCTAAAATAGTTTTAATAGAAGCTATAAAAAATGGGAAAGCTGGTTTAACTATTCTCCCACCTTTAATTATTAATAAGGAAAATGGAGAATATACTGATGAAATACTAAAAATGTTTAAATAATGAGGGAAACTATGCAATATGATAATTTTGTTATGAAAGTGCTTTCAACAGCCAATACTATTGGTAAAATACTATTAACAAGTGGTGCTGAAACATATAGGGTTGAAAAAGCAATATCAACTATATGTAGAAGATTTGATTTAAAAGCAGAAACATTTGTTACTATGACATGTGTTTTAACATCTGCAAAAAAAAAAGATGGAGCTACTATTACAGAGGTCAATAGAATTTATACTGTTTCTAATAACTTAGATAAAGTTGATAGAATACATAAAATTCTTCTAGATATCCATAAATATGAGCTTGAAGATTTAGAAAAAGAAATTAAAAAAATTCAGATACAAACTATTTATAAGAAAAATATTTTATTAGTCTCATACTTTTTTTCAGCTGCTTTTTTTGCTATTTTATTTGATGGTAAATTTAATGATTTTTTAGTTGCTGGACTTGGTGGGATTGTAATATTTTATATAGCTAAATATGCTAATAAATTAAAATTAAATAACTTTTTTATTAATACATTAGGTGGCTTTTTAATAACTATATTATCAATTCTTGCTGCCAAAGTTGGCTTAGTGTCTACACCTTCATATTCAGCTATTGGGGCACTTATGCTTTTAGTTCCTGGTCTTGCACTTACAAATGCAATACGGGACTTAATAAATGGTGATTTAATTGCAGGAACTTCAAGAATGGTTGAAGCAGCTTTAGTTGGCTCTGCATTAGCTATAGGTACAGGTTTTGCATTATTTGCAATGTCATATTTTTAATAATAAATTAGGAGAAATAATATGAATTATATAGAAGTTTTAGCTGCTACTTTTTCAACTTTTTTCTTTGGAATAATATTTAGTCTTACAGGGAAAAAACTATTTTATAGCAGTTTTGCTGGTGGTTTAGGCTGGTATACTCATTTATTGTTTTTCAAAGAATTAGGTTACTCTAAAACTGCATCTTATGTGGTTTCTGCCATGATTATAGCTATTTTTTCTGAAATAATAAGTAGGTTAAAAAGGACAACTGTTACAACAACTTTAATTCCAGCATTAATTCCATTAGTTCCTGGTGGTGGAATATACTATACTATGTCTTTTTTTGTTGAAAATAGATTACCTGAAGCATTTGAAAAAGGTAGAGAAACTATTTTTTTAACAGTAGCATTAAGTGTGGGTATTTTTTTAATTTCTACTTTTTCACAAATCCTTAATAGAACTATAAAATATACAAGGGTTTTAAAAAAATATAGAAAATTTAAAGAGTATAAGAGAAGTCATAAGGTTTAGAAATGAAAGGATATAATTATGAAAATTTTGTTAGTTAGTGGTTTTTTAGGAGCTGGAAAAACTACCTTTATAAAAGAAATGGCAAAAAATATAAATTTGGAATTTGTTGTATTAGAAAATGAATATGCAGATATAGGCATTGACGGAGATTTTTTAGACGAAAAAAATCTAAATGTTTGGGAAATGTCAGAAGGTTGTATCTGTTGTTCTATGAAAGAAGATTTTAAATCTTCTATTAAAAAAATTTATTTTGAAATTAACCCTGAATATTTAGTCATAGAACCAACAGGGGTTGGAATGTTAAGTTCTATCATAGAAAATATAAGAGAAATAAATAATAATGATATTGAAATTTTGAGTCCTTTGACATTAATTGATATAACTTCATTTAATGAATATTTAGAAACTTTTAATAATTTTTTTATTGATAATTTAAAAAATACAGGAAAGGTAATACTAACAAAACTAGAAAATTATAATCCTTTTGATATAGAAAATATAAAAAATGAGATCTCTAAGATTAATAATAATTTAGAAATAATAACAGATGATTATAGAACTTTTCCAAAAGAATGGTTTGGAGAAATGTTAAATAAAAATATTGATAACAAAATTATTGATAAAAATTTTTCTTTAAAAACACATATAAATTTAAGAACTTTTTCAAAAGAAAATATTAATTTAAAAACTATGGATGAATTAGGTTTACTTTTAAATAGATTAGTAAATGGAGATTTTGGAAAAATTTATAGAGCTAAAGGTATAGTAAAAATTGATGGCTATTGGGGAAAATTTAATCTTGTCTATAAAAATTTTGAAATGGAACCTATAACAGATGCTAAAGGGACTAAAATTGTTATCATTGGTAATAATTTAGATATTGATAATTTAAAAGATATATAAGAGGTATTATGGAAAAAGAAAATATATTGTCTGAATTAAGAAAAAATATTCAAGAAGATAAATTTATAAAAATAGTTTTTTCAGATAGACAAAATGGAGAATTTAACAAAATTATTATAAAATCTTTATCTCTAAAAAATGGCAAAAATATTCAAATTGAAAGTTTTAAAGATAATAAAGCATTTCATAAAAATATTGAATTAGATAATTTCCAAGAAATTGAAGACATATTAAAGGGATATATGGAAAATTTTAAACAAATATTGTTACAAATTGAAAATTTAGATATTTCTTTTATAAAGAAAAAAGAAAGTTTTACAAAAAAAGAAAATAAAAATAATTTAATAAAAAACTACATTGAACATAATAAGAAGAAACAATATATTCTAAACGAAGGGGATAAAATTGATTTCTTAATTGAATTAGGACTAATGTCTACTGAAGGTAAAATTTTAAAATCTAGTTATAATAAATTT includes the following:
- a CDS encoding threonine/serine exporter family protein, producing the protein MQYDNFVMKVLSTANTIGKILLTSGAETYRVEKAISTICRRFDLKAETFVTMTCVLTSAKKKDGATITEVNRIYTVSNNLDKVDRIHKILLDIHKYELEDLEKEIKKIQIQTIYKKNILLVSYFFSAAFFAILFDGKFNDFLVAGLGGIVIFYIAKYANKLKLNNFFINTLGGFLITILSILAAKVGLVSTPSYSAIGALMLLVPGLALTNAIRDLINGDLIAGTSRMVEAALVGSALAIGTGFALFAMSYF
- a CDS encoding CobW family GTP-binding protein, which encodes MKILLVSGFLGAGKTTFIKEMAKNINLEFVVLENEYADIGIDGDFLDEKNLNVWEMSEGCICCSMKEDFKSSIKKIYFEINPEYLVIEPTGVGMLSSIIENIREINNNDIEILSPLTLIDITSFNEYLETFNNFFIDNLKNTGKVILTKLENYNPFDIENIKNEISKINNNLEIITDDYRTFPKEWFGEMLNKNIDNKIIDKNFSLKTHINLRTFSKENINLKTMDELGLLLNRLVNGDFGKIYRAKGIVKIDGYWGKFNLVYKNFEMEPITDAKGTKIVIIGNNLDIDNLKDI
- a CDS encoding tRNA1(Val) (adenine(37)-N6)-methyltransferase; translation: MNTNLESIIPLLNKNLKIIQRSDYFNFSIDSLLISEFVSIKKNTKKILDLGTGNAAIPLFLSKKTSAKIYGIEIQEISYNLALRNININNLNEQIYIIYDNMKNYLKHFNIGSFDTVISNPPFFKINENVNFLNNLEQLSIARHEVEINLEELIKIASELVKDRGYFYLVHRADRLSEIMSSLQKYKFEAKKIKFCYTTKYKNAKIVLIEAIKNGKAGLTILPPLIINKENGEYTDEILKMFK
- a CDS encoding threonine/serine exporter family protein; translation: MNYIEVLAATFSTFFFGIIFSLTGKKLFYSSFAGGLGWYTHLLFFKELGYSKTASYVVSAMIIAIFSEIISRLKRTTVTTTLIPALIPLVPGGGIYYTMSFFVENRLPEAFEKGRETIFLTVALSVGIFLISTFSQILNRTIKYTRVLKKYRKFKEYKRSHKV